The following are encoded in a window of Phragmites australis chromosome 22, lpPhrAust1.1, whole genome shotgun sequence genomic DNA:
- the LOC133904572 gene encoding amino acid transporter AVT1C-like → MDRDEEMGHGDRSLLFIGDEDDDLGADRDGGYPPSSDEGSFSDRSDDDLDAPEDGQKGAWPQSYRQSIDMMSAVSSPTVSTIMAASPSLSRLGNSFLKAGSSFFLKKGAAGEGSLPLTRPLLPPSLSQLSQQQSVKQSTDDSLGLPPRPPAVPESEMPERPSRACLKSDYIELPPPATKCSKGQSIINGFNVLCGLGILTTAYGVKEGGWLSLLMLPLLGASSCYTGLLLKRCIDSSPNIETYPDIGQVAFGIFGRIFVSVVLYMELYASCVEYITLLGDSLSSVFPSAHLAFTGIYLNAHNLFAITMALAILPSVWLRNLSLLSYLSAGGVVATITVIVCLFWVGIGEGVGFHPSGTALNLTHLPVALGLYGYCYSGHSIFPNIYSSMKERSQFTFVLVFCFVVVTIVYAGVAVSGFLMFGDSTMSQFTLNMPQQYIPSKIAIWMTIVNPYTKYALTMTPVALSIEEALPKKMQSYLVGMSVRTCLVISTVVVSLSFPYFALVMALLGSVFTMLVALILPCACYLSIKKGAIPLWEVILCITIIMIGAVCACIGSYTSINRIISSR, encoded by the exons atgGACCGCGACGAGGAGATGGGCCACGGCGACAGGTCGCTGCTGTTCATcggcgacgaggacgacgacctCGGCGCGGACCGGGACGGAGGCTACCCACCGTCCTCCGACGAGGGCTCCTTCTCCGACAGGAGCGACGACGACCTGGACGCGCCCGAAGACGGCCAGAAGGGCGCATGGCCGCAGAGTTACAG ACAGTCGATCGATATGATGAGCGCGGTGTCGTCGCCGACTGTCAGCACGATCATGGCGGCGAGCCCGAGCCTGAGCAGGCTCGGCAACTCATTCCTCAAGGCCGGGAGCTCCTTTTTCCTCAAGAAGGGGGCCGCCGGCGAGGGCTCGCTGCCGCTCACCAGGCCGTTGCTGCCACCATCGCTCTCGCAGCTCTCGCAGCAGCAGTCCGTGAAGCAGTCCACGGACGACAGCCTAGGCCTGCCGCCGCGGCCTCCAGCGGTGCCGGAGTCCGAGATGCCAGAGAGGCCGTCGAGGGCGTGCCTGAAATCCGACTACATCGAGCTTCCGCCGCCGGCTACCAAGTGCAGCAAGGGCCAATCAATCATCAATG GGTTCAATGTTCTGTGCGGCCTCGGAATTCTCACCACGGCTTATGGAGTCAAGGAAGGCGGATGGTTAAGCCTCCTCATGCTGCCCTTGTTGGGTGCCAGTTCATGCTATACCGGCTTGCTTCTGAAGAGGTGCATAGACAGTTCGCCGAACATAGAGACATATCCAGATATTGGACAAGTCGCTTTCGGTATTTTCGGTCGAATATTTGTATCG GTTGTTCTTTACATGGAACTTTAT GCAAGCTGTGTGGAGTACATCACGCTGCTAGGAGACAGCTTGTCGTCAGTGTTTCCCTCAGCGCATTTAGCTTTTACCGGCATCTACCTTAATGCGCATAATCTCTTTGCAATCACAATGGCCTTGGCAATTCTCCCATCAGTCTGGCTAAGGAACCTCAGCCTCCTCTCCTATCTTTCTG CCGGAGGTGTGGTCGCGACAATAACAGTCATTGTCTGCCTATTTTGGGTTGGTATTGGGGAAGGAGTTGGGTTCCACCCTTCTGGGACAGCACTGAATCTGACCCACCTTCCAGTGGCACTTGGACTGTATGGATATTGCTACTCAGGACACTCAATTTTTCCAAATATATATTCGTCAATGAAGGAGCGCTCGCAGTTTACTTTTGTACTTGTGTTCTG CTTCGTAGTGGTCACAATTGTGTATGCTGGAGTAGCCGTCTCGGGATTTCTGATGTTTGGTGACTCCACGATGTCACAATTCACATTGAACATGCCACAACAGTACATTCCCTCTAAAATCGCCATTTGGATGACG ATTGTGAATCCATACACAAAGTACGCCTTGACAATGACGCCAGTCGCCTTGTCAATAGAGGAGGCGCTGCCCAAGAAGATGCAGAGTTACCTAGTTGGAATGTCTGTTAGGACATGTCTTGTCATCTCAACTGTCGTCGTGTCTCTTTCATTTCCATATTTTG CCTTGGTGATGGCACTGCTTGGATCTGTCTTCACAATGCTTGTG GCTCTGATACTCCCATGTGCATGCTATCTCTCCATCAAGAAGGGTGCAATACCTTTGTGGGAG gTGATCCTGTGCATAACTATCATAATGATCGGGGCCGTTTGCGCGTGCATCGGGTCATACACCTCAATTAATCGAATTATTAGCAGCAGATAG
- the LOC133905540 gene encoding small polypeptide DEVIL 11-like, translating into MEMCMDDKSKLLFKKGSQRSAAAGSGGPVGLKGWASSRGPSRSVPGRLASLVKEQRARFYIMRRCVTMLVCWRD; encoded by the coding sequence ATGGAGATGTGCATGGATGACAAGAGCAAGCTGCTGTTCAAGAAGGGCAGCCAGAGATCGGCGGCAGCCGGCAGCGGGGGCCCGGTGGGCCTCAAGGGCTGGGCGTCGTCGAGGGGCCCGTCCCGGTCGGTGCCGGGCCGACTGGCGAGCCTGGTGAAGGAGCAGAGGGCCAGGTTCTACATCATGCGCCGGTGCGTCACCATGCTTGTGTGCTGGAGGGACTAG